The following coding sequences are from one Acidobacteriota bacterium window:
- a CDS encoding ABC transporter permease → MTGRERGADAAAGRRSGCRRGRRATVAAAAFVAAMAAISYLAPLLANNKPLVIRYEGRVHFTAFRDLAPFSFWLKPDSVSLRLQADPDWLSGKGGDRSRVGFFLLPPVPFSPYQTSLDRVHLPPRPFSPHRLGCDDVGRDVLARLIHGTKVSLLVGVLAMGLALAVGVGLGALGGYAGGWVDSILVSRAVEVMLCFPTFFFILTVTAVMDPKYLNLWSVVLVIGFSSWPSVARYARAEFIRLRGAEFVEGARALGAGHGRIVFRHILPNAAGPLVVNAAFGMAGAILAEAALSFLGVGIQPPEPSWGGIMSLVTRYWSDWWLGLFPGVAIFGAVLAYNRLGEALREALEATGGPPA, encoded by the coding sequence ATGACCGGCCGGGAACGCGGAGCAGACGCGGCGGCGGGCCGTCGGAGCGGGTGCCGTCGGGGACGGCGGGCAACGGTGGCGGCGGCGGCCTTCGTGGCGGCCATGGCCGCCATTTCCTACCTGGCGCCGCTTCTGGCCAACAACAAGCCCCTGGTGATCCGCTACGAGGGAAGGGTCCATTTCACCGCCTTTCGGGACCTGGCCCCCTTCAGCTTCTGGCTCAAGCCGGATTCCGTGTCCCTTCGGCTTCAAGCCGATCCGGACTGGCTGTCCGGGAAAGGGGGGGACCGGAGTCGGGTGGGGTTCTTCCTCCTTCCCCCCGTGCCCTTTTCCCCTTACCAGACCAGCCTGGATCGGGTCCATTTGCCCCCTCGGCCCTTCTCCCCGCACCGGTTGGGGTGCGACGACGTGGGAAGAGACGTCCTCGCCCGCCTGATCCACGGGACGAAGGTGTCTCTCCTCGTGGGGGTTCTGGCCATGGGCCTGGCCCTTGCAGTGGGGGTCGGGCTGGGCGCGCTCGGCGGCTACGCGGGGGGGTGGGTGGATTCGATCCTCGTGTCCCGCGCCGTCGAGGTCATGCTCTGCTTCCCCACGTTTTTCTTCATCCTCACCGTGACGGCCGTCATGGATCCGAAGTACCTCAACCTGTGGAGCGTCGTGCTGGTCATCGGCTTCTCCTCCTGGCCCTCCGTGGCGCGCTACGCCCGGGCCGAATTCATCCGGTTGAGGGGCGCCGAATTCGTCGAGGGCGCCCGGGCCCTGGGGGCGGGTCACGGCCGCATCGTCTTCCGCCACATCCTTCCCAACGCGGCCGGGCCCCTCGTCGTGAACGCCGCCTTCGGCATGGCGGGAGCGATCCTCGCGGAGGCCGCCCTCTCCTTCCTGGGCGTGGGCATCCAGCCGCCGGAGCCGTCGTGGGGAGGGATCATGAGCCTCGTCACGCGCTACTGGTCCGACTGGTGGCTGGGGCTCTTCCCGGGGGTGGCCATTTTCGGCGCCGTCCTGGCGTACAATCGTCTGGGCGAGGCGCTGCGGGAAGCCCTGGAGGCCACCGGCGGACCGCCCGCGTAA